The following proteins are encoded in a genomic region of Candidatus Eisenbacteria bacterium:
- a CDS encoding MgtC/SapB family protein has product MHGWEMLRIVVAALLGGVIGMERDRRGRPAGLRTHMIVALASATYMVVSTHFIDHQSYTSAEHVEVDVSRIAASIVTGIGFLGGGAIMRTGLNVLGLTTAAGLWLVGAIGMAAGGGMYMTAVFVTALGLVALTLLRRLEDKDDRLETRRVQVSLIEQDSLDEVYSRLRRTGAHVGLVQAERFVAENRLTASLEVRVTRETPHETLMDALAGCTGLERARVEKAEI; this is encoded by the coding sequence ATGCACGGCTGGGAGATGCTGCGAATCGTGGTGGCCGCGCTGCTCGGCGGCGTCATCGGCATGGAGCGCGACCGGCGCGGCCGACCGGCCGGGCTGCGCACGCACATGATCGTGGCGCTCGCCTCGGCGACCTACATGGTCGTCTCCACGCACTTCATTGACCACCAGTCCTACACGAGCGCCGAGCACGTCGAGGTGGACGTCTCGCGAATCGCGGCGTCCATCGTGACGGGCATCGGCTTCCTGGGCGGCGGCGCGATCATGCGCACCGGGCTCAACGTGCTGGGCCTGACGACGGCCGCGGGTCTGTGGCTGGTCGGCGCGATCGGCATGGCCGCCGGCGGCGGCATGTACATGACCGCCGTGTTCGTCACCGCGCTGGGGCTGGTCGCCCTCACGCTGCTGCGCCGCCTCGAGGACAAGGACGACCGGCTCGAGACCCGCCGGGTGCAGGTCTCTCTGATCGAGCAGGACTCGCTGGACGAGGTGTATTCGCGGCTGCGCCGCACCGGCGCGCACGTCGGGCTCGTGCAGGCGGAGCGGTTCGTCGCCGAGAACCGGCTGACCGCGTCGCTCGAGGTCCGCGTCACGCGCGAGACACCGCACGAGACGCTCATGGACGCGCTCGCAGGCTGCACCGGCCTCGAGCGCGCGCGCGTGGAGAAGGCCGAGATCTAG
- a CDS encoding PQQ-dependent sugar dehydrogenase: protein MPRNRVLLILLILLFATPDLRAQTHPAGFDDQPVVSGLEQPTTLAMTPEGRLLVGLRGGVIRVVDQGGLLPAPMLTLPVETYEEQGLLGIALDPDYAVNRWLYVFWTPYTGSQPAPENRVSRFTVQADTVLAGSEVVVIAPLPTGAGYHVGGGLRTSSDGHLWLTIGDVSDGEFFGWPRMNDRLEGKLLRLNLDGSIPADNPLIGVPGARGEIWQKGLRSPFRFALQPGTLRPFVNDVGSYLWEEINRGDPGADFGWPDHEGAEQPAPADAVNPIFTYPHAGNGASITGAAFHTGGSFPPGYAGNYFFVDHSRGQIGRMVLAGDSVVSVTMPWGTTAGWGWGGGPVDLLMGGDGALYYTQYTGGQVRRITYGAPADVNAAAATLAFARPWPNPARGGTTLAFTLAAPGHARLSILDVQGRSVRVLVDGALVAGAHSEDWDGSDAGGRAAPAGIYLARLETAGATLSRRIVRLR, encoded by the coding sequence GTGCCGCGAAACCGCGTCTTGTTGATCCTGCTGATCCTGCTGTTCGCCACGCCCGACCTGCGCGCCCAGACCCACCCCGCCGGATTCGACGACCAGCCCGTCGTGAGCGGGCTCGAACAGCCCACGACCCTGGCGATGACCCCCGAAGGCAGGCTGCTGGTCGGTCTGCGGGGCGGCGTGATCCGCGTCGTGGATCAGGGCGGACTGCTTCCCGCGCCCATGCTCACGCTGCCGGTCGAGACCTACGAGGAGCAGGGCCTGCTCGGCATCGCGCTCGATCCGGACTACGCGGTGAATCGCTGGCTGTACGTGTTCTGGACGCCGTACACGGGCTCGCAGCCCGCGCCGGAGAACCGCGTCTCCCGTTTCACGGTTCAGGCGGACACGGTCCTGGCGGGCAGCGAAGTCGTGGTGATCGCACCCCTGCCCACTGGCGCCGGTTATCACGTCGGCGGCGGACTGCGGACGAGCTCCGACGGGCATCTGTGGCTGACGATCGGCGACGTGAGCGACGGCGAGTTCTTCGGCTGGCCGCGCATGAACGACCGGCTCGAGGGCAAGCTGCTGCGCCTGAACCTGGACGGCTCGATCCCGGCGGACAATCCGCTCATCGGCGTTCCCGGGGCGCGTGGCGAAATCTGGCAGAAGGGCCTTCGCAGCCCGTTTCGCTTCGCGCTCCAGCCGGGCACGCTGCGGCCGTTCGTGAACGATGTCGGCTCCTACCTGTGGGAGGAGATCAACCGCGGCGACCCGGGAGCCGACTTCGGCTGGCCCGACCACGAAGGCGCCGAACAGCCCGCCCCGGCCGACGCGGTGAATCCGATCTTCACCTACCCGCACGCGGGCAACGGCGCCTCGATCACCGGCGCCGCGTTCCACACCGGCGGATCGTTCCCGCCCGGGTACGCGGGCAACTATTTCTTCGTGGATCACTCGCGCGGGCAGATCGGCCGCATGGTGCTCGCCGGCGACAGCGTCGTGTCGGTCACGATGCCCTGGGGCACGACGGCGGGCTGGGGTTGGGGCGGAGGTCCGGTGGACCTGCTGATGGGTGGCGACGGCGCCCTCTATTACACGCAATATACCGGCGGGCAGGTGCGCCGGATCACCTACGGTGCGCCGGCGGACGTGAACGCCGCCGCCGCGACGCTGGCGTTCGCCCGGCCGTGGCCGAATCCCGCGCGGGGTGGAACGACGCTCGCCTTCACGCTGGCGGCCCCCGGACACGCGCGACTCTCGATCCTGGATGTGCAGGGGCGGAGCGTGCGAGTCCTGGTGGACGGCGCGCTGGTCGCGGGCGCGCACTCGGAAGACTGGGACGGCAGCGACGCCGGCGGTCGCGCCGCGCCGGCGGGCATCTATCTCGCCCGGCTCGAGACCGCGGGCGCGACGCTCTCGCGGCGCATCGTGCGCCTGCGGTAA
- a CDS encoding DUF4442 domain-containing protein codes for MPPAESPGTRVLALWRTLSPLPFGRALFMFVFGRLVPYSGALGARVIVLEPGRVKLELRDRRGIRNHLNSVHAVALANLGELASGLAMTTALPAGVRGIVLGLNATYAKKARGTLLAEANVTVPAVTGDLEHDVRAEIRDAAGDVVAVIIVRWRLGPAPPPAPPR; via the coding sequence ATGCCGCCCGCCGAGTCTCCCGGGACCCGCGTGCTCGCCCTGTGGCGCACGCTTTCGCCGCTGCCGTTCGGCCGCGCGCTGTTCATGTTCGTCTTCGGCCGCCTCGTGCCGTACAGCGGCGCGCTCGGCGCGCGGGTGATCGTGCTCGAACCCGGTCGCGTGAAGCTCGAGTTGCGTGACCGCCGCGGCATTCGCAATCACCTGAACTCGGTCCACGCCGTCGCGCTCGCCAACCTGGGCGAACTGGCGAGCGGCCTCGCGATGACGACCGCGCTGCCGGCCGGTGTGCGCGGCATCGTGCTCGGCCTGAACGCGACCTACGCGAAGAAGGCCCGCGGCACGCTGCTCGCCGAAGCGAACGTGACCGTGCCCGCGGTGACGGGCGACCTCGAGCACGACGTGCGCGCCGAGATCCGCGACGCCGCGGGCGACGTGGTGGCGGTCATCATCGTTCGCTGGCGGCTCGGTCCGGCGCCGCCGCCCGCGCCTCCGCGATGA
- the queG gene encoding tRNA epoxyqueuosine(34) reductase QueG, whose amino-acid sequence MPNPTARRADPPRDASPGERLKARALALGFDAAGIARVEPLEAIGRYEAWLAAGRHGDMAWLANDKHRSRRADPARLLAGIRSVLCVALAYPPAREEALDARVGRIARYAAGEDYHALMKEKLGALEDWIRAELLPGSGSLWYSDTGAILERGWAERAGLGWIGKHSGLLSPARGSYFLLGEVLMDRDLEPDAPLAGEHCGTCTRCLDQCPTNAIVAPYQVDARLCISYLTIELRGPIPRELRPLVGDWIFGCDVCQEVCPWNRFAPPAREARLHARELEGWTLERFLALDEPGFRELFATSPIRRADREGFLRNVCVALGNRGQAAALTALARSLAHDPSPLVRGHAAWAIGRIAAAAGLATADGPAAGFDRARHDRTDNGPAGGDAGNGSRTVDAGGAIHERANAVLRAAEHDDSTFVREEATLALAGVRA is encoded by the coding sequence GTGCCGAACCCGACAGCACGAAGGGCTGATCCGCCGCGCGACGCATCGCCCGGCGAGCGGCTCAAGGCGCGCGCCCTGGCGCTCGGTTTCGACGCCGCGGGCATCGCGCGCGTGGAGCCGCTCGAGGCGATCGGGCGCTACGAGGCGTGGCTCGCCGCCGGCCGTCATGGCGACATGGCGTGGCTCGCCAACGACAAGCACCGCTCCCGGCGGGCGGACCCGGCCCGCCTGCTCGCCGGCATCCGCTCGGTGCTGTGCGTCGCGCTCGCGTATCCGCCGGCGCGCGAGGAGGCGCTCGACGCGCGCGTCGGTCGCATCGCGCGCTACGCCGCCGGCGAGGACTACCACGCGCTCATGAAGGAGAAGCTCGGCGCGCTCGAGGACTGGATCCGCGCCGAACTCCTCCCCGGCTCGGGCTCGCTCTGGTACTCCGACACCGGCGCGATCCTCGAGCGCGGCTGGGCCGAACGCGCCGGGCTCGGCTGGATCGGCAAGCACTCGGGGCTCCTCTCGCCCGCGCGCGGCTCGTACTTCCTGCTCGGCGAAGTGCTCATGGACCGCGACCTCGAGCCCGACGCGCCGCTCGCGGGCGAGCACTGCGGCACCTGCACGCGCTGCCTCGACCAGTGTCCGACGAACGCGATCGTCGCGCCCTACCAGGTGGACGCGCGCCTGTGCATCTCCTACCTGACGATCGAGCTGCGCGGGCCCATTCCGCGCGAGCTGCGGCCGCTCGTCGGCGACTGGATCTTCGGCTGCGACGTCTGCCAGGAAGTGTGTCCCTGGAACCGCTTCGCCCCGCCCGCGCGCGAGGCGCGCCTGCACGCTCGTGAGCTCGAGGGCTGGACGCTCGAGCGCTTCCTCGCGCTCGATGAGCCCGGGTTCCGGGAACTGTTCGCGACCAGCCCGATCCGGCGCGCGGACCGCGAAGGGTTCCTGCGCAACGTGTGCGTCGCGCTCGGCAACCGCGGGCAGGCCGCGGCGCTGACGGCGCTGGCGCGCTCGCTGGCGCACGATCCCTCGCCGCTCGTTCGCGGGCACGCCGCCTGGGCGATCGGCCGGATCGCCGCCGCGGCGGGCCTCGCGACGGCGGACGGCCCGGCCGCGGGCTTCGATCGGGCGCGCCACGATCGGACGGACAACGGCCCCGCGGGCGGCGACGCGGGGAACGGGTCGCGCACGGTGGACGCCGGCGGCGCGATCCACGAACGGGCGAACGCGGTGCTGCGCGCGGCGGAGCACGACGACTCCACGTTCGTGCGCGAGGAAGCGACTCTCGCGCTCGCCGGGGTGCGCGCTTGA
- a CDS encoding electron transfer flavoprotein-ubiquinone oxidoreductase, with the protein MLEREVLEFDVQFVGAGPAGLAGAIHLASLIARHDEAVAAGGAGKALGEIGIAVLEKGAEVGAHGFSGAVMDPRGMAELLPDWRERGCPVAADVAHDDVYILSRDGQFKLPFLPPVLRNHGNVIVSLGDVCRWLATIAEEKGVLIATETPAAAPLLENGRLLGVRTGDKGVSKSGGKKSTYQPGADALAKVTVLCEGPRGSLTKQLEGPLGLLAGRDPQVYATGVKELWEVPPGRAAKGRVIHTMAWPLDRHTFGGGFIYGLSDTQWYVGFCTGLDAPDPTSDPHGNLQRFKEHPLVRGLLEGGKPVGYGAKAIPEGGWYSMPKLSAEGLLLAGDNGGFLNGGRLKGIHLAIKSGMLAAATIFECLKAGDFSKQKLADYETRVASSWAGEELRSMRNFHQAFDGGLWQALPRTGFQMYFGGRDPFGDHLPGHASHERMRKLAEVHPNGKPAPRKFDGKLTFDKLADVYLSGTLHEEDQPVHLVVADLNVCATTCRTQYGNPCQHFCPANVYEMVPDEAKPGALRLQINAANCVHCKTCDIADPFQIITWTTPEGGGGPNYKHL; encoded by the coding sequence ATCTTGGAACGCGAAGTCCTCGAGTTCGACGTCCAGTTCGTCGGCGCGGGCCCGGCCGGCCTTGCGGGTGCGATTCACCTCGCGAGCCTGATCGCCCGGCACGATGAGGCCGTCGCCGCCGGCGGCGCCGGAAAGGCGCTCGGCGAGATCGGCATCGCGGTGCTCGAGAAGGGCGCCGAGGTCGGCGCGCACGGCTTCTCGGGCGCGGTCATGGACCCGCGCGGCATGGCGGAGCTGCTGCCCGACTGGCGCGAGCGCGGCTGCCCGGTCGCCGCCGACGTCGCGCACGACGACGTCTACATTCTCTCGCGCGACGGACAGTTCAAGCTGCCCTTCCTGCCGCCCGTGCTCAGGAACCACGGCAACGTCATCGTCAGCCTCGGCGACGTGTGCCGGTGGCTGGCGACGATCGCCGAGGAGAAGGGCGTCCTGATCGCGACCGAGACCCCGGCCGCCGCACCGCTGCTCGAGAACGGCCGGTTGCTCGGTGTGCGGACGGGCGACAAGGGCGTGAGCAAGTCGGGCGGGAAGAAGAGCACCTACCAGCCCGGCGCCGACGCGCTCGCCAAGGTCACGGTCCTGTGCGAGGGCCCGCGCGGCTCGCTCACGAAGCAGCTCGAAGGACCGCTCGGCCTGCTCGCCGGCCGCGATCCGCAGGTGTACGCGACCGGCGTGAAGGAGCTGTGGGAGGTGCCGCCCGGACGCGCCGCCAAAGGCCGCGTCATCCACACGATGGCCTGGCCGCTCGACCGTCACACGTTCGGCGGCGGCTTCATCTACGGACTTTCCGACACGCAGTGGTACGTGGGCTTCTGCACCGGACTCGACGCGCCCGACCCGACGAGCGACCCGCACGGCAACCTGCAGAGGTTCAAGGAGCACCCGCTCGTGCGCGGCCTGCTCGAAGGCGGCAAACCCGTCGGCTACGGCGCCAAGGCGATCCCCGAGGGCGGCTGGTACTCGATGCCGAAGCTGTCGGCCGAAGGCCTGCTGCTCGCCGGCGACAACGGCGGGTTCCTGAACGGCGGGCGGCTCAAGGGCATTCACCTCGCGATCAAGTCGGGCATGCTCGCGGCCGCGACGATCTTCGAGTGCCTCAAGGCGGGCGATTTCTCGAAACAGAAACTCGCGGACTACGAAACGCGCGTCGCGTCGTCGTGGGCGGGCGAGGAGCTGCGCTCGATGCGCAACTTTCACCAGGCGTTCGACGGCGGACTCTGGCAGGCGCTGCCGCGCACCGGCTTCCAGATGTACTTCGGCGGCCGCGACCCGTTCGGCGACCACCTGCCGGGTCACGCGAGCCACGAACGCATGCGCAAGCTCGCCGAGGTGCACCCCAACGGCAAGCCGGCGCCGCGCAAGTTCGACGGCAAGCTCACCTTCGACAAGCTGGCCGACGTCTATCTCTCCGGCACCCTGCACGAGGAGGACCAGCCCGTGCACCTGGTGGTCGCCGACCTCAACGTCTGCGCCACGACCTGCCGCACCCAGTACGGCAACCCGTGCCAGCATTTCTGCCCGGCGAACGTCTACGAGATGGTCCCCGACGAGGCGAAACCCGGAGCGCTGAGGCTGCAGATCAACGCCGCGAACTGCGTGCACTGCAAGACCTGCGACATCGCCGATCCATTCCAGATCATCACCTGGACCACGCCCGAAGGCGGCGGCGGCCCGAACTACAAGCACCTCTAG
- a CDS encoding ferredoxin family protein produces the protein MPFVIAEPCIGVKDKSCVEVCPVNCIYEGEDQFYIHPDECIDCQACEAACPVQAIFPDNGVPEKWASFTAKNREFFQK, from the coding sequence ATGCCGTTCGTCATCGCCGAGCCGTGCATCGGTGTGAAGGACAAGTCGTGCGTCGAGGTCTGCCCCGTCAACTGCATCTACGAGGGCGAGGACCAGTTCTATATCCATCCCGACGAGTGCATTGATTGCCAGGCCTGCGAAGCCGCCTGCCCCGTGCAGGCGATCTTCCCGGACAACGGCGTGCCCGAGAAGTGGGCGAGCTTCACCGCGAAGAACCGGGAGTTCTTCCAGAAGTGA
- a CDS encoding HAD family hydrolase produces MSAATLPTREEALSLLHEWVANPALRKHCLVVEAAMRAYAEAHGGDVERYGITGLIHDFDWERHPDLERHPVQGVAVLREKDWPEDVCRAVLGHATHTGVPRDTPMAKALFACDELCGFLVACTLVQPDKSIAGVEVASVKKKLKRADFARNVNRDDIVNGAAELGVDLDQHLSFVLGALKSRRTELEL; encoded by the coding sequence ATGTCCGCGGCCACTCTGCCCACCCGCGAGGAAGCGCTCTCTCTGCTGCACGAGTGGGTCGCGAACCCGGCGCTCCGCAAGCACTGCCTGGTCGTGGAGGCCGCCATGCGCGCGTACGCCGAGGCGCACGGCGGCGACGTCGAGCGCTACGGGATCACCGGCCTCATCCACGATTTCGACTGGGAGCGCCACCCCGATCTCGAGCGTCACCCCGTGCAGGGCGTCGCCGTGCTGCGCGAGAAGGACTGGCCCGAGGACGTGTGCCGCGCCGTGCTCGGCCATGCGACGCACACGGGCGTGCCGCGCGACACGCCGATGGCGAAGGCGCTGTTCGCGTGCGACGAGCTGTGCGGCTTCCTCGTCGCGTGCACGCTCGTCCAGCCCGACAAGTCCATCGCCGGCGTCGAGGTCGCGTCGGTGAAGAAGAAGCTCAAGCGCGCCGACTTCGCCCGCAACGTGAACCGCGACGACATCGTCAACGGCGCCGCCGAGCTGGGCGTGGACCTCGACCAGCACCTCTCGTTCGTGCTGGGTGCGCTCAAGTCCCGACGGACGGAACTGGAACTGTGA
- the trxB gene encoding thioredoxin-disulfide reductase: MSRVHDVLILGSGPAGYTAAIYAARANLKPVVFTGLQPGGQLTITTEVENYPGFPEGLLGPELMDKFREQAARFGTEILDQTVERVDFSGRPLRVWSNEVEYAARSVIVATGASAMLLGLPSEAEFMGAGVSACATCDGFFFKGKRVIVVGGGDTAMEEATYLTRFCSEVVVVHRRDELRASKIMQERALANAKIRFVWNSEIAEVLGEPHRRVTGVRLRDTKTGALTEMAVDGVFVAIGHQPNTGFLGGQLETNAKGYLKVKPGTSYTSVEGVFAAGDVFDSVYRQAVTAAGSGCMAAIDAERWLEAQAHAEHAAASRA, from the coding sequence GTGTCGCGCGTTCACGACGTCCTGATCCTCGGCTCCGGCCCTGCCGGCTACACGGCCGCCATCTACGCGGCGCGAGCCAATCTCAAGCCCGTCGTCTTCACCGGCCTTCAGCCCGGCGGCCAGCTCACGATCACGACGGAGGTCGAGAACTACCCCGGCTTCCCCGAGGGTCTGCTCGGGCCCGAGCTGATGGACAAGTTCCGCGAACAGGCCGCCCGCTTCGGCACCGAGATCCTCGATCAGACGGTCGAACGCGTGGACTTCTCGGGCCGCCCGCTGCGCGTCTGGTCCAACGAGGTCGAATACGCGGCGCGCAGCGTGATCGTCGCGACCGGCGCGAGCGCCATGCTGCTGGGGCTGCCGAGCGAGGCCGAGTTCATGGGCGCGGGGGTCAGCGCCTGCGCGACGTGCGACGGCTTTTTCTTCAAGGGCAAGCGGGTGATCGTGGTCGGCGGCGGCGACACGGCGATGGAGGAAGCCACGTACCTGACGCGCTTCTGCTCCGAGGTCGTGGTCGTCCACCGGCGCGACGAGCTGCGCGCCTCGAAGATCATGCAGGAGCGGGCGCTCGCGAACGCGAAGATCCGGTTCGTCTGGAACAGCGAGATCGCCGAGGTGCTCGGCGAGCCGCACCGCCGCGTCACCGGCGTCCGGCTGCGCGACACGAAGACGGGCGCGCTCACCGAAATGGCGGTGGACGGCGTGTTCGTCGCGATCGGTCACCAGCCGAACACCGGGTTCCTCGGCGGCCAGCTCGAGACGAACGCCAAGGGCTATCTCAAGGTGAAGCCGGGCACGTCGTACACGAGCGTCGAGGGCGTGTTCGCCGCCGGCGACGTTTTCGACTCGGTGTACCGTCAGGCGGTGACCGCGGCCGGCAGCGGCTGCATGGCGGCGATCGACGCCGAGCGCTGGCTCGAAGCGCAGGCCCACGCCGAGCATGCGGCGGCCTCGCGCGCATGA
- a CDS encoding molybdenum cofactor biosynthesis protein MoaE: MPALTRARIDDAALTAAAARADLGAIVTFLGTTRDHHEGRRVTRLEYEAYEPMALEALGRIEREARGRFAIATCMIVHRLGDVPAAEASVVVVVAAEHRGPAFDACRWAMDELKRAVPIWKKEHFEGGEASWASGQTLGAD; the protein is encoded by the coding sequence GTGCCGGCACTGACCCGCGCCCGCATTGACGACGCCGCGCTCACCGCCGCGGCGGCGCGCGCCGACCTGGGCGCGATCGTCACGTTCCTGGGCACGACGCGCGACCATCACGAAGGCCGGCGCGTGACGCGGCTCGAGTACGAGGCCTACGAGCCGATGGCGCTCGAGGCGCTCGGCCGCATCGAGCGTGAGGCGCGCGGAAGGTTCGCGATCGCCACCTGCATGATCGTCCACCGGCTGGGCGACGTGCCAGCGGCCGAGGCGAGCGTCGTGGTGGTCGTCGCCGCCGAGCACCGCGGGCCCGCGTTCGACGCCTGCCGCTGGGCGATGGACGAGCTCAAGCGCGCCGTGCCGATCTGGAAGAAGGAGCACTTCGAAGGCGGCGAAGCCTCATGGGCATCGGGCCAGACGCTGGGCGCCGACTAG
- a CDS encoding CPBP family intramembrane metalloprotease gives MPETGRPSPQRGLLAWVVLIGAGSLASTLLLHPELALLFAGAGVFALAQATDAASEASAYRHWVRDLFPERSLGGEFFRLIVGAIVPGAGALVYLGIGSYAWKLGDEFHHRFAALWSFAAAGVSLLLIARPVADRLTTMIFRSAVVSRTRRLAARLFVLGVLLPVPMQAMLPDLLDAMRDSPVPLADARALIAQLLGEIAIALAGVGWLVHRRWPQARERLGLGGVKLSYVGFVLAGLVGAIVINSGTEMLQRAAFPGLWRHDQEVTRLIAGQMPVWTALLLGLSAGLGEEVMLRGALQPRLGIVLTSVLFASGHVQYSWYGMTTIALLGILLGVVRRRTNTTTAILVHSLYDVFAVLTSQG, from the coding sequence GTGCCCGAAACGGGCCGGCCCTCCCCGCAGCGCGGACTGCTGGCGTGGGTGGTCCTGATCGGTGCGGGCTCGCTGGCCAGCACGCTGCTCTTGCACCCCGAGCTCGCGCTGCTCTTCGCGGGCGCGGGCGTGTTCGCGCTCGCCCAGGCGACCGACGCGGCGTCCGAGGCTTCGGCCTATCGCCACTGGGTGCGCGACCTGTTTCCGGAGCGCAGCCTCGGCGGCGAGTTCTTCCGGCTCATCGTCGGCGCCATCGTGCCCGGGGCGGGCGCGCTCGTCTACCTCGGCATCGGCAGCTACGCCTGGAAACTCGGCGACGAGTTCCACCACCGCTTCGCGGCGCTCTGGAGCTTCGCCGCCGCGGGCGTCAGCCTGCTGCTCATTGCCCGGCCCGTCGCCGACCGCCTGACCACGATGATCTTTCGCTCCGCCGTCGTCAGCCGGACGCGGCGGCTCGCGGCGAGGCTCTTCGTGCTCGGCGTCCTGCTGCCCGTGCCGATGCAGGCGATGCTGCCCGACCTGCTCGACGCCATGCGTGACAGCCCGGTGCCGCTCGCCGACGCGCGCGCGCTGATCGCCCAGCTGCTGGGCGAGATCGCCATCGCGCTGGCGGGCGTCGGCTGGCTCGTGCACCGGCGCTGGCCACAGGCGCGCGAGCGGCTGGGCCTGGGCGGCGTGAAGCTATCGTACGTCGGCTTCGTGCTCGCCGGGCTGGTCGGCGCCATCGTCATCAACTCGGGCACCGAAATGCTCCAGCGCGCCGCGTTTCCCGGGCTGTGGCGGCACGACCAGGAAGTCACCCGGCTCATCGCCGGACAGATGCCCGTGTGGACCGCGCTGCTCCTGGGCCTGAGCGCCGGCCTCGGCGAGGAGGTCATGCTGCGCGGCGCGCTGCAGCCACGGCTCGGCATCGTGCTCACGTCGGTGCTGTTCGCGAGCGGGCACGTGCAGTACTCGTGGTACGGCATGACGACCATCGCGCTGCTCGGCATCCTGCTCGGCGTGGTGCGCCGGCGGACCAACACGACGACCGCGATCCTCGTGCACTCGCTCTACGACGTGTTCGCGGTCCTGACGTCGCAGGGCTGA
- a CDS encoding glycosyl hydrolase 53 family protein — MTLLRPACVRPAVAVALAALLAAPAGAGRPVIGADLSSLPRVEAGGGVFRVRGDTVNAMVALRDAGLDAVRLRVWHSPAGGECGPAATVGMAKRAHALGLRVMLDLHYSDTWADPGKQTPPAAWRELPPATLADSVRAWTRDVLANCVAAGAPPEWVQLGNEVDAGMLWDAGRLGAGGANADGFAALLRAAAEGAREGAPHVRRIVHFSRGGDAAASAAFFGRLVRLGVPFEIAGLSYYPWWHGSLADLERNLDALAHSLGRDVMVVETAHPWTLRAFDSTHNPVGEPRQVGAWPATPRGQAAFARAVRGAVAGVPSGRGAGVFWWEPAWIAAPGYGSPWENCALFDSAGAALPALRAFAR, encoded by the coding sequence TTGACGCTCCTGCGCCCCGCATGCGTGCGCCCGGCGGTCGCTGTGGCGCTGGCGGCGCTGCTGGCCGCGCCCGCAGGGGCGGGCAGGCCCGTCATCGGCGCCGATCTCTCCTCGCTGCCGCGCGTGGAGGCCGGCGGCGGCGTCTTTCGCGTGCGGGGCGACACGGTGAATGCGATGGTCGCGCTGCGCGACGCCGGGCTGGACGCCGTGCGGCTGCGCGTCTGGCACTCTCCCGCCGGCGGCGAGTGCGGGCCCGCGGCCACGGTCGGGATGGCGAAGCGGGCGCACGCGCTGGGCCTGCGCGTGATGCTCGACCTGCACTACTCGGACACCTGGGCCGACCCGGGGAAGCAGACGCCTCCCGCCGCGTGGCGTGAACTTCCGCCCGCGACGCTCGCCGACAGCGTGCGCGCGTGGACGCGCGACGTGCTCGCGAACTGCGTCGCCGCCGGCGCGCCGCCCGAGTGGGTTCAGCTCGGCAACGAGGTGGACGCGGGGATGCTCTGGGACGCTGGCCGCCTCGGCGCGGGCGGCGCGAACGCCGACGGCTTCGCCGCGCTGCTGCGCGCCGCGGCCGAGGGCGCGCGCGAGGGCGCGCCGCACGTCCGGCGCATCGTGCATTTCTCGCGCGGCGGCGATGCGGCGGCGAGCGCGGCGTTCTTCGGCCGGCTCGTCCGGCTCGGCGTGCCGTTCGAGATCGCGGGGCTCTCCTACTACCCGTGGTGGCACGGCTCCCTGGCGGACCTCGAGCGCAACCTCGATGCTCTCGCGCACAGCCTCGGCCGCGATGTGATGGTGGTCGAGACCGCCCATCCGTGGACGCTGCGGGCGTTCGACTCCACGCACAACCCGGTGGGCGAGCCGCGGCAGGTCGGCGCGTGGCCGGCCACGCCGCGCGGCCAGGCCGCGTTCGCGCGCGCCGTGCGCGGCGCGGTCGCGGGCGTACCTAGTGGCCGCGGCGCGGGTGTCTTCTGGTGGGAACCCGCGTGGATCGCGGCGCCCGGCTACGGCTCGCCGTGGGAGAACTGCGCGCTCTTCGACTCCGCCGGCGCCGCGCTCCCGGCGCTGCGCGCCTTCGCGCGCTGA
- a CDS encoding MoaD/ThiS family protein, translating into MSAAELKVKVLLFAQAREQAGRGQETISLAPGARVSDALETLIHLHPRLAALRPHLAVAVNGALAREGDALADGAEIALLPPVSGG; encoded by the coding sequence GTGAGCGCGGCGGAGCTGAAGGTGAAGGTGCTGTTGTTCGCGCAGGCGCGCGAGCAGGCGGGGCGCGGGCAGGAGACGATCTCGCTGGCGCCGGGCGCCCGCGTGAGCGACGCGCTCGAGACCTTGATACACCTGCACCCGCGGCTGGCCGCGCTCCGCCCGCACCTGGCGGTCGCGGTCAACGGCGCGCTCGCACGCGAGGGCGACGCGCTCGCCGATGGCGCCGAGATCGCGCTGCTGCCGCCGGTGAGCGGAGGCTAG